Genomic segment of Chionomys nivalis chromosome 17, mChiNiv1.1, whole genome shotgun sequence:
TCGCTGGGTCGGGGCTGTCCACTGGGCACCGAGAAGCTAAAGCGCTGCAGGAGGCaggtgaagaagaggaagagctcCATGCGGGCCAGGGGCTCCCCCAGGCAAGCTCGGCGGCCTGTAGGTGGGAAAGGGGCTCAGTCAGTCTGGGGCCTGATAGATGCTTCACCCTCCAAGGCACCCTGGGAAGAGACGTGGAGACAGGCATCCCACAGGACCTGCTGAGAATGGCATGAAGGCCTCATGTTTCACAAAGCGGCCCTGGGCATCCAGGAAGTGCTCAGGATGGAAGCGGAGGGGCTTCTCCCAGATAGTCTCATCCTTCAGCACTGAGGACAGGTTGATGAGGAGGGTCGTCCCCTGCCAGGAGGAACATGGTGTGAACATTGACTGGGTTGGGGTTGCCAGTACCCTGGTTACATGGTCACATGCACAGCTTCTTGCTGTGCTCTATGAATTCCTTTCCTAGAGCGTCTTCGCACCTGcaccactgaaaaaaaaaaggtgtcccTAACCAAGACCTGTCCCTGTGTGCAGTGCTTCCCAAATCCCCTGTGGTTTATTTCATTGGATGCCCAACTCCCCTGCAGAATCATGGGCAATGGCTGCAGGTTGGTCCCATCACCATGGGCAAATCCAGAATGTGGCTGTCTTGGTCTTTACTACCCTTGTTTGCTAGTGGCCATGCTATGGTAGGAACAGCCATGCCTACCTTGGGGATGAGGAAGCCCTGCACTTCAACGTCATGGGATGTCATATGTGGTAAATTCATTGGGACGATGTCTGCAAATCTCTGCACCTCATGAATGACAGCATTGGTGTAGGGCATGCGGGCCTGGTCTGCCATCTCTGGACGCCGCGCCTGCCCTATGACTTCATCAATCTCCTGTTGGACGCggcctgggggaggggacaaCATTCCCTCAGTtaagaagcccccccccccatggagtCCATGGGAGAAAGATGGCTATCATCCCTTGTTGGAGAACCACAAGGGTCCTAAGTAAGCTTAAGGCGTGCACCTCTgccatccttcttcttccctcccagcCCCAGCCAGCCTTACGCTGCACATCCGGGTGCAGGATCATGAGCAGCAGGGCCCAGGACAGTGTGATTGTAGTTGTTACCATCCCAGCACCAAACAGGTCAAAGACAACCAAACGCAGATTTGCATCATTGAAGCTGCTCTCAGGGTTTCCCTTGGCCTGGGCCAGAGAGAGACAGTAGACTCAGACAGAGTAGAGAGGAAGAAGCCCCACAATTCCCTCCCATTGTCTTCAGGAGGCCATAGTTGGGGGTTGACCTCACAGTTCATGGAACACCACATCCCATAGTTTCTCACCTTCTCCACCTCAGCCAGGAAGGCATCAGTCAGGTCTCGGGGTGGTTGGGCAGGGTCCCAGGTCCTCCTGTGCTCAGCCACTATGTCATCCACCATGTCCATGAAGATCTTTTGCCCAGCGAAGACTTTGTCAAACAACCCCGGGATGCGCAGGAGAATTGGAAACGTGTTCATAACCTGTAACAGCCGTGCAAAGTGCATGGTGTTCCTGCTGGTTTTAAGTTTAGTGTGTCAAGTAAATAAGATTTCTAATATAATGATTACGATTTCAGTGTTTGTATATGCATGATGTGAGGAGTACTGTTGCCATGACAATGATGTTGAGGTCAGGGGAACACTtccagagtcagttctctccttactACATGGCTCCAGGAATGGAACTCAAGCACCATGCTTGCTTGGTGAGCTCCGTTACCCACGGACCATCTGTCTGGCTCGTGGCTACTTCGGTTCAATGTTGGTCTCAGccaacttcagttcccagctttTTCCACAATGGACCCAGGGCCTGTTTTCCCCCACTCAtcacctgtctcctcctctgtTCCAACCTTTAGACTCTTGCAACCCGGGGTAGCAAAGGAATAGTCTATCCTGGAAACCACAGGCTTGTGTGGCTTTTATGTAGACAGAGGGCACAGGTTCTCTCCCTTTCAAgaaaccctgagtttgatccatcCTCCCTGTCTGTTGTCTGAGGTGTGTCCAGGTTCAGGTCTTTCCTCCTGCAGCTGACTCCAGAAGGCATCTCTCACGGCCTTCACACACAGCTTCCTCTGGGAGGAAGGACAGCATAGCAGTGGCTCTGCAGGCTGCCCTGAGCCTCCTACCTCAGGAATCAAGCCAG
This window contains:
- the LOC130888379 gene encoding cytochrome P450 2D3-like, coding for MGLLTGDGLWSLAIFTVIFILLVDLMHRRQRWTARYPPGPVPLPVLGNLLQVDFKNMPYSMYKLRQRYGDIFSLQMAWKPTVVINGLKAVQEALVTCGEHTSDRPPMPIFEHMGAGPKAKGVALAPYGPEWREQRRFSVSTMRNFGLGKKSLEQWVTDEAGHLCDAFADQAGQPFNPHNLLNKAACNVISSLIYARRFEYGDTHFTNMLKTLDDNMGENTGLIPEVMNTFPILLRIPGLFDKVFAGQKIFMDMVDDIVAEHRRTWDPAQPPRDLTDAFLAEVEKAKGNPESSFNDANLRLVVFDLFGAGMVTTTITLSWALLLMILHPDVQRRVQQEIDEVIGQARRPEMADQARMPYTNAVIHEVQRFADIVPMNLPHMTSHDVEVQGFLIPKGTTLLINLSSVLKDETIWEKPLRFHPEHFLDAQGRFVKHEAFMPFSAGRRACLGEPLARMELFLFFTCLLQRFSFSVPSGQPRPSDHGIFTLPVFPAPYELCAVVR